The following coding sequences lie in one Candidatus Thorarchaeota archaeon genomic window:
- a CDS encoding tyrosine--tRNA ligase, with the protein MSSRAEIALANTEEVVTADEIEDLLASKEDFTFYYGTAPTGPFHFAYLIPLNKLIQLTEIGGEGTILLADYHAHLDDRKTSFEQMETRSDYYEQCIRGILGEYSNKMKFVRGSSYQHTREYVEDLYRIAARVTTNRAKRAASEVVRQRGTAKVSELLYPLLQILDVKYLNADITVGGIDQRNIYMLGREHLEYVEFPKSSYIFMSLLPSLKGGGAKMSASDPSSHIRVTDNPESIRETIRGAYCPSGELADNPITATMRYIIFPRYEGIKIERKEKFGGDISFDSIEAFERAYVDEELHPLDVKKAVAKALIELLEPARDYFEKHQGLLEEAERTFQE; encoded by the coding sequence ATGAGCAGTCGCGCAGAAATCGCTCTTGCTAACACCGAAGAAGTGGTAACCGCAGACGAAATAGAAGACCTACTTGCCTCCAAAGAGGATTTCACATTCTATTATGGGACCGCACCAACTGGCCCGTTCCACTTCGCATATCTCATTCCCTTGAACAAACTCATTCAGCTCACTGAGATAGGTGGAGAAGGTACCATACTGCTAGCGGATTATCATGCCCATCTTGATGACAGGAAAACCTCCTTTGAACAGATGGAAACGAGGTCAGATTACTACGAGCAATGTATTCGGGGGATTCTCGGAGAATACTCGAATAAAATGAAGTTTGTTAGAGGATCATCATATCAACATACTCGTGAGTATGTGGAGGATTTGTACAGAATAGCAGCAAGAGTAACAACAAACAGGGCCAAACGAGCAGCTAGTGAAGTTGTTCGACAAAGAGGAACGGCCAAGGTTTCGGAGCTATTGTATCCCCTTCTCCAGATTCTGGATGTCAAGTACTTGAATGCAGATATCACAGTTGGTGGCATAGATCAACGGAACATCTACATGCTTGGTCGGGAACACCTAGAATATGTTGAGTTCCCCAAGAGTTCGTACATCTTCATGTCCTTGCTCCCATCACTGAAGGGTGGTGGTGCCAAAATGTCCGCAAGCGATCCATCATCTCACATTCGAGTAACAGATAATCCTGAAAGCATAAGGGAAACAATCCGAGGGGCATATTGTCCGTCGGGCGAATTGGCCGATAATCCAATCACAGCCACAATGAGATACATAATCTTCCCGAGGTATGAAGGAATCAAGATTGAGAGAAAGGAGAAATTTGGGGGAGACATCTCTTTCGATTCAATAGAAGCATTTGAGCGAGCATATGTCGATGAGGAACTGCATCCGCTTGATGTAAAGAAAGCAGTGGCAAAGGCCCTCATCGAACTCTTAGAACCCGCCAGAGACTATTTTGAGAAGCACCAGGGCCTCCTCGAAGAAGCCGAAAGGACTTTTCAAGAGTAA